TATTGTGTAACTTTTTGATCATAAGAGTTACAGAAATATCTTTACAGAAAACTCAAATTATGACTAAATAAAGGATACAATCAAATATCACCATGCTAAGTTAAGAAGATTTAGCATCATCATTCCTAAGTTTAATGACTACTGAAACATATATAAATCATCCTACTTTTGGACTACTTTATCGATTGTGCCTGATTGATAAGAATGAGGAACTATTTACCACCCTTTATGCTCAACGGCTATTTTTCAAAGTTAAAGTAGAACAAAGAGAGACTTTTTTTGAACCTTTGACGCGCTCAGAGGCGAAACTGTTGATGGAAAGTAAGTTAAGAAGTTTAAGAAGTAATGGAGATTGGAATGCTTATAAACAAATGAATGCAATGTATCAGC
The sequence above is a segment of the Cyanobacterium stanieri PCC 7202 genome. Coding sequences within it:
- a CDS encoding hypothetical protein (PFAM: Protein of unknown function (DUF3539)~KEGG: cyt:cce_2716 hypothetical protein~SPTR: Putative uncharacterized protein) produces the protein MTTETYINHPTFGLLYRLCLIDKNEELFTTLYAQRLFFKVKVEQRETFFEPLTRSEAKLLMESKLRSLRSNGDWNAYKQMNAMYQRTFQ